The genomic DNA GCGGGTGGGTACGGTGCACCTCGGACACAATAAGGCGCAACTAGCCATCTTAGGCATACTCTGCGACCGCATCAATACCATATGTCTTTTGTGTTAGGTTTCACTGACCTCTGAGATGTCATCCATCACGAGCATCTGTGGGCGAGCCACTGTGAGCGGACGCTGGCACACATGCACGTACCCTGTCGCCGCTGGCATGAACCGGACAGGCTTCATCTTCACGCAATCAGGCCGCTGAGTGCTCTCCAGCTTGCTCTCGATACTCACCCGCCACTCACGCGAAGCGACACAGGCCATCTTTTCGTTGATTCCAGGCCGTTTTCTTGTGGTGCCCCAAGCCGGGCTTGAACCGGCGACCGACGGATTATGAGTCCGCTGCTCTAACCGACTGAGCTATTGGGGCGCTCACAGTTTAGTCGGTTTTCCCCTCCCCATGCGACATCGCCGGCCCGGCGTCGTCATCATCATTGGCGAGGGCGAGCTCGTCCTCGTCAATCACCTCGGCACTCTCAGGCGGAGGTGACCGCCCCCGCGGGACTGACGAACACGCGCGCCGTTGCCGACACCCCCAGCGACAACGTTTGACCCGAGGTACATACCGTTACCGTCATCGCATCGGAAAAAGGTTCACTCTCGCCAACAGTCAGACGCTCACCAACTGTGACCCCGTGTTCTTGAAGGAACTTCAGGAGTTCTGCACTGGAATCGTCGATGCGTTCGACAATGAAGTCCCCACCGGGAGTGACCAGGGAAAGAGGAGAGGCATTCTCGGCGGCCTCGTCAACGGATCCGTCGGCTCGCGGAATGACATCACCGTGAGGATCCCGTGTCGGGTGATTGAGGAGATCATCAATGCGTTCGACGAGGAGGTCCGAGACCGCGTGTTCAAGGTTCTCGGCTTCTTCGTGAACCTCATCCCACGAATACCCCAGAGTCGTCACAAGGAATGTCTCAAGGAGGCGGTGGCGACGAATCATCGCCAAGGCGTACATGCGTCCCTCGTCGGTGAGCGCAACGGCACCATAGGGCGCATGGTTGACGAGACCCTGGCCGGATAACTTACGGATCGCGTCCGATACGGACGACAACTTCAGGCCCGTTCGCTCAGCAATTTTCTTCGGGGTCACAGGCTCATCAGACCATTCGGCAAGGGACGCCACGGCCTTTAAGTAGTCCTGCGTGGATGCGGAAAGATCTGAAAGCGCCATACGTTGATTATCGTCCACACGCGCCCACTTAGCCACTGTCGGCCGATGCTTTGGCGGGGCATCTGAACAGATTCCAGCTTGTGCAGCCACCCCATCGGCAACAGTCCCGCGGGATGACGTCGACGTGAACGATCATCTGTGAATCCGGCAACGCAATTGGGGTGCCGCCACAGCGACACCCCAATCGTCACGTCGAGAACGACGACAAGAACTCAGTCTCCCTGAGCAGCCATTCGCAGCATCCACGCCTGCTTTTCCAGACCGGCGGCGATGCCGATGAGCAGGTCGTTGGAGAGGTGATCGACCTCGTCAACCTCATCGAGAGTGGCCTTGATGCGATCAGAAACACCCATGAGCATTTCTTGGAATTGGCTGTAGACCTCGTCGACCTTCAATTTGGTCCCGTCGAATTGCTTGACTCCCGACTGCGACGCGACCGTGGCGGAGCGCGCATCAGGGATCATGTCGAGAGCAGCCATACGTTCAGCAACCTCGTCCGCGTCGAGACGCACCTGGTCGATGATCTCGTCCAGCGCGAGGTGGAGGGAACGGAATCGGGAGCCCTCAATGTTCCAGTGTGCCTGCTTGCCCAGCAGTGAAAGGTCCGTGAGGTCGACGAGCGCCTGCTGTAGCGCCTTATTGACAACCTGTGAGTACTCAGCCATGTGGATCTCCTATCTGTTTCGTCCGGAAGACGTTGCACCCACGCTGACACTCCCCCATCTTCGTGATTGAGCACCACCTGTGGCGGTCGCTTCTGTCTTCCGTAACGATCCGGGCTTACCTACGTCTTTCAGTGTAGTTGGTCTGGTCAGAGCCGCAACCGGAGATTGAGTCTGAGGGACTCAATCTCGGTCGGGAGCACCTTATTTCCCTGATTGCGCACCATTCCCCTGATTGTGCGCCCTTTCTGTGCGACCATTGGCCACATGCGATGGGCGACGAAGTCAACATGGATACGCATCGCTGTACTCTTCGCCGCATATCTGATACTGCCCGCGATACTCCTTGGCATCACCCGCACCCTCAGCATCACCCACCCCACAGGTACCTGGGATGGAGCGAAGTCTTCCTGGCTGGCGATTCTGTTCCTCATCCTGCCGCTCATCACCATCGACGTAGCCGCGTGGGATGGCATGAAAGAGGGATGGAGCTTCCTCTGGGCACTCGCCCCACTGATCTGTTTCCTACTCCCGATGTTTCTATTTTTCAACGACTCCGCTCTGATCTACGGCATCATTTATAGCGTCCTCGGAATAGTCGCGAACGCTGTCGGTTCACTTTTCTCACTTGTCCGCCCGCGCCGCAGGCAATAAACCGCGCACAATAAATACGTGTGCGACCTCGTGCGACGAATCATCGACAGACCATCGTCGCCCCCAGGATCCGAGCCATTGCATTGCCAGAAGCTGGCCTAGACGCCAAAGCTGGGTTAGCGGACAAAATGTGTTGGTAGTTTAGGTTTCAATTGTTGTGTTGGGGCTTTAGTCCCATCGATTTGTGTATGGGGTGGTGTGGTGGATTTCTGCCCAGACGATTGCGTCGCCCCATTGGGGGATTGATGTGGCGGTTTGGTGGTGTTGGGTGGCGTGGTGGTAGGTGTTTTCGATGTCGCTGTCAGTGGGGAAGGTTTTGAGGAGTTGTGCTGGTGGTAGCGGGTTTGGGCTGTGCATGTAGCACCACCAGAAGATCGCTTTGATGCGTCGGGTTAGGCTCATGCCTCTGTGATCGCGCAGCATTTGGCGTAGGGGTGCGTTGATGGCTCCTTCGATGCGGTTATTGGTTGATGGCATGGTGATGTCCCATTCGTCGTCAAGGAAGGTGAATAAGCGTTTGTCTGCGAGGATTTTGTTGGTGGAGTTTCGGGCTTTAACCAGGCGCGCATGGGTGTATTCGAGGGTTCCATTGGGGGTTGCGGTGCGTTGGGCAAGGAATGCCTCCCAGCGGCGAAGCCAGTCCATGTAGTCGCGGATCCATTGGCGTGCCGATTGGGGTGTTTTAGCTTTCAACAGCGCTAGGGCGAGCTGGCGAAGCTCTTGAGAGGCTGGTAGGCGTGGATGGCGTGTGGTGGCTGTGGTCAGGTTCATGAATACATGAAAGACACATCGTTGGACACTAGTGTCGGGCCAATGTTGGCGGCGAGCTTTCTCAAAACCACCACTGCCGTCAGTGACAACCACATCGGGTGGGGCGATGCGGCTCATAAGCGCACCCCACGCCCTGGAGTTCTCACTACGAGCCACATACCAGCCCAGCACGTGTTCGTTGGTGCAGGCAATCAACACGACCGCTTGACGGCCCAAATGCAGGCCATCAACGAAGACGACTGGGTGGACTTCGTCAACGACGGGACAAAAAGGCCATAACTGCCACAAGCGTTCGTTCTTACGCCTAAACGTTCGTCCCGCCCCTGGCATGTTCTTTTGAAGTTCACCCGATGTCAGCCACTTCAAAAACCGCTCAAGAAGCTTCGCGGTGTTATCAATGCGCCCCACCCGTGACACGCCGCACGCGCGACACCTCCACCGTTGAGTTCCACGAGACGTGTACCCATACCGCGTCATCACAAGACCACAAACTTCACATCGAGGAATATTCATTCCTCAACGATCAGAAAAAACAACTTCAACGCCAACTATTCACTGCAACCACAACCAAAACACACCCACCGACCAACACAAAATGTCCGCGACGCAAGTTGGAAACCACCAACTTCAACACCGACTTTCCCCCGCCATACCAACGAAAAACAACCCAAAAACCAACACGAAAAGTCCGCTAACCCCCAAAGCTTGGGCTTATAAGGCGGATGAACGAAGGAAAGCCGCCCGACTCAGAGTCGAACGGCTTTCCGGGAGTATGTACGCACCCTAACCTCGATGCTTTGCAGGTCTACAACTTGTAGCCTGACTGACGGGTGCTGGCAATTCAGACCAAGGCCGTCAGCAAGTCTCATTATTCACAGAAATGCTGTGAGCATCAACTGGCATAGGGTCATTTTTCTGGCCTCGTATGGTCAAGATGTTAACTTTTCCTGCTCGAACATCGTCGAAAGAGTCGAGTTCAAGAGCCCTGCGGAAACGGGCAGAAACACGCCTCTTCGGCGAGAGCTTTTTCCCTTCAGGGATTGGGACACTGTTCCTACGGGCGTAGGCAATGGAACCGGCGACGATATCCGCAACCTGCACCAGATCCATAGCACGCGAATCGACATCATATGCTTCAACAACCGCCCGGGTTCCAAATCTACGATTGACGCGGTTACGGACGAGCTCTGCAATGGTTTTCCCTTGAGGAGTCTAAACGAGGTCTAAGAACACGTTGACCAATTCACCTCGGTTAGTGTTCCCTTTAACGAGAAGCTCAGCCATTCTCGCTTGTTGCTCCCAGGTGGGTACGTCATCGGAGAAACCAGAGACAGAGTCATAGACGGACCCTCCAACTCTAATGTCCACTGCTGCGATCACCTCAACGAGATCGAAATAGAACTGGATATTCTCTCCAGTGATGGAAGAAAACTTGATCTCGTTGTAGTACTTGTGCCACTGTCGAAGTGCTCGGATTTCGCGCGAAAGCGATCCAGGATTACGGACCTTGACGAAACCGACAACAAAGAAACCGCCGCTACTGTTACGGCTGCCGGATTCATCAATGTAGATTGACGACACCTGATCAGAAGCGATGGAACTCATGTCGCAGCACTCCAATTTCATTACAAACTCTGCGAACTGAACCTACTGGACGGTTAGTCGGTATATAACAATACCCTCGCATCCTGTGGTTGCACCAGTTGGACAAGCGATTGAGCTGCCTCACAGGCCCGCAGACCCACTAGATAAAGTGTCAACAATACAGAGGACAGGCCCGTTCCAACAGTCATCCTGTAGAAGCCGATGCGAGCAAGCGCTCCTCTAGCCGACAAATGGAACTAGACAGCGATATCCGCCTTTATCGCATTGAGTGCGGTAAAGGCGGACACCTTTGTTGCTCACACAACCACGGCCTATCACCCTTCAGTGCGATCCCGCATGGCGATAATCACCGAAGCAACAAGAGCAACGACCAATCCCCCAAGAATGGCTAGTCCTCCAAAGACATTAATCGTCGAGAGGGCGGTGAGTACATAGAACGAGCCGGCACCGAATACGACGAGGAGCGCACCGATCACGTATGCAAGCTTTGCTGCCAGGCCACTCCCCGTCTTCAGGGCCGCACCAATTCCCACAAGCGACACACTGAAAATGAGTAGCGCGATGAGCCATTGTGCCCAGGTCGGAGCTCCGCTAGTGGTGTGCAATGCATAGAACCAGAGCACAGCAAATATGGCGACAAGCACCAACGAGGAGATTGCAGGTAAATAACGTATTTTCATTTAGATCATCCACATTTCATGCGCAAGAGTTGAATACGTGAACCGCTGTCACCACGCCGTAATATACGCCAGCAGTCGCCAGACAAGATGCCTGTGTCGCACCTTTTGAATACGTGACCATGCAGTTGTTCCGCAAGTTGAGAAGCAGTGAAGCATCACAAGACCGAGACGCGCACCCCTTACGTTCATAGCACATATCATGAATAGCGCACGGGCCGCGGAAGTCAGCGTTAGGACCGGAGGGGTTCGGAAACTCGTCTGGTGAACTTGTGCAATAGTCATGAAGTGCCCCACGCTTGGGGTCATATACGTAATTCGAGGGAACCCTAATCAGACTTGCCCTCCACTGTCCCACGCCAGCCACGGAGTCCGGTGCTGTTGCATCAAAGTAATCGATTCTGTAGTGGGTCACCTCAGGCGATGAGCTCATCAACCGAAGAATATGATCATCCAGACCTGCTTTGGCTGGCCGCACCTCACCGGTGCTGGTTATACCGTAAAATTCAGTAACGACTCCAACCAGTTCCCTGTCAGCGTTGGAAATGTAAAGTGATTGAGTCGCGTCATCTAAAGCAAACGTGTACCCCTTCCACTGAGACAGATCCAGATGCGCCCCTCCTTGGCTAGCAGCAAGCGAATAAGGGAGCTGGAGGGCATAACTTTGACTGGCAGTTGGCACAACACCATCAGTAAGACTCAGTCCCAAAGCTTCGGCACGCTCGTCTATGCTGGCCGTTTCCACAACAGTTCGGGTATACGAGGTTCCTGCGTCAGCATTGGCCACTTCCACAGAAGATAGTCCTCCCAGAAGAGTGAGGGGAGCCGCGACAGCTAATCCAACGATGATTGCAAATCTTCTTCTCATGTTTCCTCCTTGAAACCTGAGACCTTGTGGCCTCATTCACACAGTGTCGCTTAAAAAGTAACCTTTGTCTGCAAACTGTGCTCCAACTCACTAGTCTTCCGGAGGGTTGCATCCCACATCGATCCAGTCGTTCATTGACTACATAGACCGACACCAGTTAGGTGTGGAACTTCAGACAGATTGTCACGGCACCGGCGCATCGCACAGAGTTACCACCCCCACAAACAAAACGTTCACATTCACTTTTGGGAATTGACCCAAAAAAGGGGAACCACCACTATCGAACGAGAGGTGCCTGCAGGATCATTGCAAGGCGAGTGCCACGAGGGTACTTGTAACGTTCATTGAGAGTGCGATTCGCCGAAGCGAGCGCGGAGCACCCTGGCCAGCCATAACCCACACAAGTCAAGGAAAATAGATGCTCACAATGAATCACAACGAGCACAAAATAGGTCTTTAGCATCAGCGAATAATGCAGGGGACATAGCGGACACATCTAGAGGCAGGCTGGATGCAGCTGCCTATGGAGTGGGGGCCAAACGAGTTCAGGCGAGCGCAAGCTTGGTTTATACCCCACCCAAACTTTTCTTTCATGCGTAGTTCGATGCTAAAATAAGCATGAAAGTAAAGGAGGTGATGGTGTGATGCCCCAAAATGCCTTGGAAAAACTTGTACAAGCCAACGATGGCGTGTTACGTGTGTCTGCCGCTATCAAGCTGGGCATTAGCGCACCAACGGTCTATACGTTCGTCCGCAGACGTGGATTGGACCGCCTCTCAAAGGGCGTTTATGCCGATCCCAATGGATGGCACGATGAGATGTGGCTGACCTCGCTGCGCTGGCCACGAGCAGTTTTTTCCCACCATAGTGCGTTACTTGTCCACTCACTCACCGACCGGGAACCGGCATCACTATCAGTCACAGTCCCATCGGGCTATAACGCCTCCACGCTACGCGAGACAGGAGTGCAGGCGTTCTATATCAAGCCTGACTTGCTCGACATGGGCAAAACCGACGCGACCACGCCCGACGGACACACAGTGCCGTGTTACAACCTTGAGCGCACCATCTGTGATGTCTTACGATCCCGTTCTAGCATCGATCCGCAAGTCCTCACTAGCGCACTGCAAAGTTATGTGCGCCGAAGCGACAAGCAGCTTGGATTACTCTCCTCATATGCCGAGAAGTTGGGGATGAGCGGACTGGTCACTCAGTATCTGAAAGTTTTGCTATGACCATCACCAGCGCAGCCCAACTCAAAGGACGAATCAAAGACATCGCACGTGAACGCGGAATTGATCCACGCGTATTGTTGCGGATCTACATGATGGAACGATTCTTGGATCGAGTTTCTCGCTCTACTTACCAGGATCGGTTTATCCTCAAGGGAGGTATGTTGATCTCCTACCTCGTCGGAGTCAACCTGCGCACCACAATGGACATCGATACCACCATGTACGACCTGCCACTCAACCTCAGCGGCGTCCAGGAATTTATCGACGAGACTCTCAGCATTGACACCGGAGACAGCGTCTCCTTTGTGCTGGTACGACTTGAGGAAATCATGGAAGAAGCCGACTATCCCGGTATTCGAGCCCACCTTAACGCCATATTCGACGGCACCACCACACCAGTCAAAATCGACATCTCTACCGGACATACCATCACTCCCGCAGCAGTGACAACCTCGCTTGAAGCAATGTTTGCTGAACCGATCCCCATGCTGGTCTACCCCACGGCAACGATCATCGCCGAGAAACTCCAAACTGTCTTGTCGCGCGCAACGTTCAATACTCGAATGCGCGATTTCTACGATCTCTACGCCCTCACCCACACGTTTGGCACCCACCTCGATCCCACCGAACTACAGGCAGCTTTCCTAGCCACAATGGAAACCCGCAACAGCATGCCACTAGTCCGCCAAGTCCCAGGCATCATGAACTCCATCTCAGCCAGCACAAGCATGCGTGAGCTATGGAACCAGTACAGCCGACGCTACAACTGGGCACAAGACATCACCTGGGAAGATGTCCTCGCCAGCACGCAAGAACTTCTCCACACCGCCCTACCTGACTTCTAGTCGGAGGGATACGCATTGGAGTTTGAGTGGGATACAGTAGGATCCATCGGGCAGGATAAAGCATGTTCCACTACTCAAAGTGCGCAGACTCCAGGCTGACGCGCACGAAGACACGACTACGGGATCTGTCATATAAGCCCAAGGTCACCGTCAGCAGCGGTGATGTACGTGCCCATGCGGTCTTCAGAAAGCAGATGCACCACATGCGCACTATTCCAACCCGTCATTGACACATCCACCTCCTACGGTAAAATGGCAATCGAAGACCCCGGAACGATCACCAGCTTCGGCTGAATCGCCGGGGTTACGTCTATCCAAGGCTACCTACCCGAGCCCTGAATACTTCGAGCATTAGACCCATATTTCGTCTATTAACCCGCAAAAATTTGGGGCTAATAGGAGGGCTATAGGCCAAAATTTGGGGTTAGCGGACAAAATGTGTTGGTAGTTTAGGTTTCAATTGTTGTGTTGGGGCTTTAGTCCCATCGATTTGTGTATGGGGTGGTGTGGTGGATTTCTGCCCAGACGATTGCGTCGCCCCATTGGGGGATTGATGTGGCGGTTTGGTGGTGTTGGGTGGCGTGGTGGTAGGTGTTTTCGATGTCGCTGTCAGTGGGGAAGGTTTTGAGGAGTTGTGCTGGTGGTAGCGGGTTTGGGCTGTGCATGTAGCACCACCAGAAGATCGCTTTGATGCGTCGGGTTAGGCTCATGCCTCTGTGATCGCGCAGCATTTGGCGTAGGGGTGCGTTGATGGCTCCTTCGATGCGGTTATTGGTTGATGGCATGGTGATGTCCCATTCGTCGTCAAGGAAGGTGAATAAGCGTTTGTCTGCGAGGATTTTGTTGGTGGAGTTTCGGGCTTTAACCAGGCGCGCATGGGTGTATTCGAGGGTTCCATTGGGGGTTGCGGTGCGTTGGGCAAGGAATGCCTCCCAGCGGCGAAGCCAGTCCATGTAGTCGCGGATCCATTGGCGTGCCGATTGGGGTGTTTTAGCTTTCAACAGCGCTAGGGCGAGCTGGCGAAGCTCTTGAGAGGCTGGTAGGCGTGGATGGCGTGTGGTGGCTGTGGTCAGGTTCATGAATACATGAAAGACACATCGTTGGACACTAGTGTCGGGCCAATGTTGGCGGCGAGCTTTCTCAAAACCACCACTGCCGTCAGTGACAACCACATCGGGTGGGGCGATGCGGCTCATAAGCGCACCCCACGCCCTGGAGTTCTCACTACGAGCCACATACCAGCCCAGCACGTGTTCGTTGGTGCAGGCAATCAACACGACCGCTTGACGGCCCAAATGCAGGCCATCAACGAAGACGACTGGGTGGACTTCGTCAACGACGGGACAAAAAGGCCATAACTGCCACAAGCGTTCGTTCTTACGCCTAAACGTTCGTCCCGCCCCTGGCATGTTCTTTTGAAGTTCACCCGATGTCAGCCACTTCAAAAACCGCTCAAGAAGCTTCGCGGTGTTATCAATGCGCCCCACCCGTGACACGCCGCACGCGCGACACCTCCACCGTTGAGTTCCACGAGACGTGTACCCATACCGCGTCATCACAAGACCACAAACTTCACATCGAGGAATATTCATTCCTCAACGATCAGAAAAAACAACTTCAACGCCAACTATTCACTGCAACCACAACCAAAACACACCCACCGACCAACACAAAATGTCCGCGACGCAAGTTGGAAACCACCAACTTCAACACCGACTTTCCCCCGCCATACCAACGAAAAACAACCCAAAAACCAACACGAAAAGTCCGCTAACCCAAAATTTGGCGCACTTTGACAAAACAAAACCTGCTGGCGCGAAGTTGTATCAACACCAGCAGGAACTTGTGGAGCTAGGGGGATTCGAACCCCCGACCTTCTCATTGCGAACGAGACGCGCTACCAACTGCGCCATAGCCCCAAGGACGGGTAAGAGCTTACCACTCTTAGCCCATCAAAGGCGAAATCGAAATCGTGGAACAGGCAACACCCACACAGTTCGGCAGCCAGGACCAACGAACGAACCGCCACCACTACACCGTCAGTTCACGGCGATCAGACCGCGTTGACGGTGTTTACTGCGCGCGTCGAGATTCCAAAACCGCGTCAAGATCAAGAACAACTTCCTGATCAGCAACCACTTGCTCCGTTGACCGCACCGTCGCAGGGGTGCTGGCTTCAACGGGTCGCGCCGGTGTTGAGGCTTCAACTCGCGGGATGCCGCGCAGGTCGGTATCCGAATGGACAGTGCGCGCGGAGATTCGCCCACGCATGGCGTACATCGGTGCTGGAATGTTCGACACGGTCCAGCCGCGACGCTCAACGGTTGCTTCGGGAGCGGGCCCCTGCTCATCGGTGTCTTCAACGCGGGAAACGTTGGCCGTCGAGGATACATCCTCAGCCGAGAGTGTCAGCTCCGCCTCACCTTCCTCATTCGCGGATACGTCCGAGGCCTCAAAGGTGTCCACGTCCTCGTCACGTAGGGTTTCCGGTGAGTGGACCTCGTCCTCGGCCCTCTCGGAGGTGCCCTCAACCACGCGAGGAGTCAGGGTTTCTGGGGACGAGGACGAGCGCGCACCTGACCCGCGAGAGAGTTTGTCGCGCAGTTCAAGAAGTGTCTCAATCTCTTCCCTGTTGGTTTTCTCAGAGCGGATGGCGGCGTAACGCGAGGCGACAAGAGATCCTGCGAGAATTCCCGCGGGAACAAGTGACCATGCCCAGCTCAGAGGCGTTGTGACCGCAACGATAAAGACCAGCAGTGTGACGATGGCAAGCGCACCGGAGGTCACCATGCGTCGGCGCGCAGCGGCGGTTTCGTTGGCGATTCGGGCGGCGCGTTTCGCGCGCAGGCGTGCAACGTCTCGCACGTGCTGGTTGTTCACGCGATCAACCCGGATGTTGGGTCGCTGGTTTTCGACGCTGTCCATGACATCTCCACTCTGCACGACCGTGCGTTTCTGACCAAGCAGTGGCCCCCCTGCTTGGTCGCAGTCGTGCGCTGCATCGGCTGTCGTTTTCAGGAGCCTGAGACGGCTGGAGAATCGGTCACTTTCTCGTGATTGAGTGATCGCTTCTCGACGTGCAACAAGTTGCGGCATTGCCGTCAGAATCACGACGAATGCCGCGATGATGATCAGTCCCCCATACTCCACGAATCAACAGTACGGGTTTAAGGATGCTCAATTCGGTGTTTGTTTCGCGTGTTGACGGACGAGATCGCCGCAACGTTGTCCCAATTTCACCAGTAGTCACATCTGTAACACCAGGCACTCGTGACCCAGCTCAACAAGGCGCTGATCTGCACTAACCACACAGCAACACGTCGCTCACGCAGCACGACCTATTCGTCGATACTGCGCCCCCACACAGACCGCACCAATCCCCCATCCGGGTAGGACTCCGAGTCAATCGAAAATGCCACGTGATCGGCCCACTGTCCCCCGATGTTCATGTACCGAGGACGCACACCCTCCTCGTACAAACCGAGCTTGCGGCACAGCGCAAGAGAACGGGCATTTTCTGGGCGCACACACACTTCGAGCCGATGGAGCCCGGCCTCGCCAATGACGGCGTCAATGACGATTGCCGCACCGAGCGACCCGACCCCGCGGCCAGCCCAATCTGAGAGCACCCAGTAGCCCATGAGTCCCTGCGACATCGACCCGCGTACAACATTCGACACCGTGTATTGGCCGATGATTGCGTCATCGGCGAAAATCCCCATGACCAGGAGTGAGCCGCGACGTTGCTGACGATCCGACGCACGCTGATACTGGGCGATCGTCGGGATTATTTCCGGCGACCCCTGCGGTAGCGTTGCCTCCCACGGTCCCAACCATTCCCGATCAGATCGACGGACATCGTCGAGGCGCGCATGCTCACGCCCGACCAAGGGACGGATCGTCAAGGATTGGGGATCCCACGACCCGCTCGGAGGCACCATAAATGCCGGCTGAATAAAGCCGCGTTCCGCCGGCTCAGTGACAACATACTCCCACTGAGAATAGGGGCGCCCCCAGATCCGAGGACGAGGACGCCACCCCCACGAAGGCACCGATCCAGGAG from Schaalia sp. ZJ405 includes the following:
- a CDS encoding metal-dependent transcriptional regulator, producing the protein MALSDLSASTQDYLKAVASLAEWSDEPVTPKKIAERTGLKLSSVSDAIRKLSGQGLVNHAPYGAVALTDEGRMYALAMIRRHRLLETFLVTTLGYSWDEVHEEAENLEHAVSDLLVERIDDLLNHPTRDPHGDVIPRADGSVDEAAENASPLSLVTPGGDFIVERIDDSSAELLKFLQEHGVTVGERLTVGESEPFSDAMTVTVCTSGQTLSLGVSATARVFVSPAGAVTSA
- a CDS encoding Dps family protein, with the translated sequence MAEYSQVVNKALQQALVDLTDLSLLGKQAHWNIEGSRFRSLHLALDEIIDQVRLDADEVAERMAALDMIPDARSATVASQSGVKQFDGTKLKVDEVYSQFQEMLMGVSDRIKATLDEVDEVDHLSNDLLIGIAAGLEKQAWMLRMAAQGD
- a CDS encoding iron ABC transporter, producing the protein MRWATKSTWIRIAVLFAAYLILPAILLGITRTLSITHPTGTWDGAKSSWLAILFLILPLITIDVAAWDGMKEGWSFLWALAPLICFLLPMFLFFNDSALIYGIIYSVLGIVANAVGSLFSLVRPRRRQ
- a CDS encoding IS1249 family transposase, which codes for MNIPRCEVCGLVMTRYGYTSRGTQRWRCRACGVSRVGRIDNTAKLLERFLKWLTSGELQKNMPGAGRTFRRKNERLWQLWPFCPVVDEVHPVVFVDGLHLGRQAVVLIACTNEHVLGWYVARSENSRAWGALMSRIAPPDVVVTDGSGGFEKARRQHWPDTSVQRCVFHVFMNLTTATTRHPRLPASQELRQLALALLKAKTPQSARQWIRDYMDWLRRWEAFLAQRTATPNGTLEYTHARLVKARNSTNKILADKRLFTFLDDEWDITMPSTNNRIEGAINAPLRQMLRDHRGMSLTRRIKAIFWWCYMHSPNPLPPAQLLKTFPTDSDIENTYHHATQHHQTATSIPQWGDAIVWAEIHHTTPYTNRWD
- a CDS encoding DUF3800 domain-containing protein, which gives rise to MSSIASDQVSSIYIDESGSRNSSGGFFVVGFVKVRNPGSLSREIRALRQWHKYYNEIKFSSITGENIQFYFDLVEVIAAVDIRVGGSVYDSVSGFSDDVPTWEQQARMAELLVKGNTNRGELVNVFLDLV
- a CDS encoding type IV toxin-antitoxin system AbiEi family antitoxin domain-containing protein: MPQNALEKLVQANDGVLRVSAAIKLGISAPTVYTFVRRRGLDRLSKGVYADPNGWHDEMWLTSLRWPRAVFSHHSALLVHSLTDREPASLSVTVPSGYNASTLRETGVQAFYIKPDLLDMGKTDATTPDGHTVPCYNLERTICDVLRSRSSIDPQVLTSALQSYVRRSDKQLGLLSSYAEKLGMSGLVTQYLKVLL
- a CDS encoding nucleotidyl transferase AbiEii/AbiGii toxin family protein, whose amino-acid sequence is MTITSAAQLKGRIKDIARERGIDPRVLLRIYMMERFLDRVSRSTYQDRFILKGGMLISYLVGVNLRTTMDIDTTMYDLPLNLSGVQEFIDETLSIDTGDSVSFVLVRLEEIMEEADYPGIRAHLNAIFDGTTTPVKIDISTGHTITPAAVTTSLEAMFAEPIPMLVYPTATIIAEKLQTVLSRATFNTRMRDFYDLYALTHTFGTHLDPTELQAAFLATMETRNSMPLVRQVPGIMNSISASTSMRELWNQYSRRYNWAQDITWEDVLASTQELLHTALPDF
- a CDS encoding GNAT family N-acetyltransferase; the protein is MPSWGWRPRPRIWGRPYSQWEYVVTEPAERGFIQPAFMVPPSGSWDPQSLTIRPLVGREHARLDDVRRSDREWLGPWEATLPQGSPEIIPTIAQYQRASDRQQRRGSLLVMGIFADDAIIGQYTVSNVVRGSMSQGLMGYWVLSDWAGRGVGSLGAAIVIDAVIGEAGLHRLEVCVRPENARSLALCRKLGLYEEGVRPRYMNIGGQWADHVAFSIDSESYPDGGLVRSVWGRSIDE